GGGCGTTTTGAGTCGCTTGATGGTGGTCGCGCTGTGGTCTATGTTGAATCATATGATAGTAATAAAGCGATGCGTAAAATATTTATTGCAAAATCACCCTCGGAGGAAGGCGAGCGTCCTTCTATTGTGTTAGCTGATAAAGGTAACGTGGAGTCTGACGAAAATGGCTCACAATGGTTGAAGCTAAGCCAAGGTCTACGTTATGAAGGTGAATTATCACAACGTGATTTCCGTATTGTTGATTTCAGTACTTACCGCGTATTTATTCAAGAACAAGATGTCCGTGAGCGTGGTCGTAGAACCAAAGCGTTACCAACGTCTGAATTATGGAATTCAACTGAATTCGAACACAAGGTGGAACTGCAATGGCGTATTGCCCAGGTAGTATCAATACCACTGCTGACGTTATTGGTTGTGCCTTTAGCTATGGTTAACCCTAGGCAGGGACGTTACGCGAAACTATTCCCTGCGTTATTAATGTTTTTAACTTATTTCATGTTATTGAGTGCGGCGCGTTCTTCGATACTGGATGATAAATTACCGTTATCAATCGGCTTCTGGCTTGTTCATTCAGGGGTACTGGCTTTGGCTATTTCGTTTAATGTAGCCAATTATTCTTGGTACCATCATTTAGTGTATAAAGTGAAAATGCGTTTTGCTCGAGGAAATAAGCAGTGATTAAAATTTTAGACATCTATATTGGTAAGGCTATTTTATTTGCCACTATGATCTGTTTGTTTACCCTCGTTGGCTTATCTGCGGTGATTAAATATGTCGAACAATTACGAGCAGTCGGTGAGGGAACATACGGTTTATTTGAAGCGTTAATGTATGTGATGCTGAAAATGCCACGTGAAATTACTATTTTTTTTCCGATGGCTGCATTATTAGGTGCGCTGATTGGTCTAGGAGCACTCGCAAGTTCGTCTGAATTGGTGGTGATTCAAGCTGCTGGTCAGTCACGTTTTAAAATTGTACTTTCAACAATGAAAACTGCGATACCAATGATGGCTGTGGTGATGTTGATGGGCGAATATGTTGCGCCTTATACCGAACTAAAAGCTCTTCAGTTGCGTAGTGAGTCTACTTCTGGGCAATCCATTATTCGGGCACAAAAAGGGGTTTGGGCGAAAGATAAAGATAACTTCATTAATATTGGTGAAGTGAATAATGGCAGTGAATTACATAATGTAACAATTTATGAATTCTCAGAAAGTCAGCGTTTAGTTAAAACGACCCTGGCTCGTAAAGCGATTTATACAGACAAACACTGGGAACTAACAGATATTAGTATTACGCATTTCGAGAGTGACAGTATTACGGTGACAACACAGCCTAAATTGCGTTGGGATTCTACGCTGACACCAGAGAAGTTAGATGTGGTAACGATTGATCCTGAGGATTTATCAATATCAGGCTTGTACTCTTATATTACTTATTTAGACAGTAATAAGCAGGATGCAGCAAGTTATGAGCTAGCCTTCTGGCGGAAAATATTCCAACCGATATCGATTGGTGTCATGGTCTTACTGGCTTTGTCGTTTGTATTTGGACCATTGCGAACGGTAACCATGGGCGCGCGTATTTTGATGGGGGTGGTTGCTGGTTTTACTTTCTACCTCGCCAGTGAAACTTTTGGCCCGATTAGTTTGGTGTATTCGTTTCCTCCGTTTCTTGGGGCTGTGGTCCCCAGTGCCATCTTTACCTTGATTGCGGTTGTGCAGTTAAGGAAACATGGTTAACGTGACTATTTCACCCTACTGTAGATAGAATATATTTAGGGATGAATGTAAAAATGGCAACCAATTGGTTGCCATTTTTGTTTCGGCTTAGCGTTAGGCGCTAAGTATTGCTAAATCAACTATTTTTTCTTTTCTAGCTTGTCAGCATAACGCAGTAATGAACCGTTTTGCTCTTTACTTAAACGTAATACATTACAATTCGACCAGTGATCTTGAAACGCTCTGTTTTTCATATCAAACGGTACTTGTAAGTTACCTAAACCACATGCTGCAGTTGCTAGACGAATAAGAGCTTGGGTTAAGCTAATTACGCTGCCATCGGTATTTTGTACGCGTAAACGCCACGCGCGCATACCAACTGTTTGACCGCCGTGTGTCCAAAACCACAAATAGAATCCTGCTACTGAACCCCATACTAATATCGCAAACCAAATTTGGCTGCCTACATATGCCGCGCTATCCACATAACGGCCAGCAATATCGACGATGCCCGATGCAATTAATGCTTCTGCAATGCCAAGTCCTATTGCACTGGCAATCGCAGCGATACCAATAACAATAAGTGCGTCATACACAAGCGCACCAATACGCGGGCCAAAAGTGGCAATGGATGCCGTTTCACCTGTTTCAATTTTAGGTGTGTGTTTTGGTTTTCTGAGTTTGTTTTTCTTCGCCATTATGAATCCAGCCATGTCTTCAGGGTTATCTCGAAAGTGGAAACAGTGTAGCAAAAAAAGTGAGTCTTAGTCGTGCTAAATAGTTAGTGCTGGTGGATATCAATAGCCATAGTGCAAAGCTAACTGTGCTGATATTTAAGATGTTAAGTGTTCGTTGCCATATAAAATCATGACTTAATACAGCACTTTGCTCTAATTTTGAACAGTTGTTTTTACGAATAAGAGAAACGCCTTGCTTGGCATCGTTTGCTATGTATAATGTTGACCTATGCCCGAGTGGTGAAATCGGTAGACGCGGTGGATTCAAAATCCTTTGAAAACAAGGCTTTAAACCGAAACTTCGTTCCGGTTCTGCAGTCCTCAATCATACCAAATGAGCCATGTTTCTCCTAAGTTTAAGCCCTATCTAAACACCTTATATCTCTCTAAAATACACCTAATAAACGTACTTTATTACCCTTAGAAAACCTGCTCCTGTTCATATCTTGTACTTTTCCATGCAGAACTTACGCGCAACAAAATTCACGCATTCCTGATGGTTCCAACAAGTTCCTGTACTTTGACGATCGTTAATTTTACGGGTGGTTGTTTGTGGCAGTATTAGCATGGCAACAAGTTAGTTGGAATTCCGGTCTTTTACGGTCCTCGTCCTGTCCTTTGGAGTTGGTATAATTAATTCGTGTAGCTTGGTTTTAATAATCTGTAGAGGTATTATAATATTCAATACAATATTAGTCTTTTATTACCCTGTTACTAAAGGAAGAAAAATATGATTGGTTGGAAAATAGCTTGCACTATAGATAAAAAAGAAGTCGTCGCAGAAGTAGCATCACAACCAGCCGCGGATTGCAGTGAAGGTGGTTTACACGGCATGATAATTTATGTTTACCACGACAGTAAATTAAAACCTGTATATTTTAGCCCAAATGAAGACATTAAAGTAATAGAAAGAAATTAGAGATAAAATTAGTACGATTTTACTATCGTATCTAACTTCAAATTAAAAACATATTAATGCCTTATATCACTAACAATATGAGGTATTAATCATGTCAATTATCACCACCAAAAAATTCAAATTCACCAACGCCAATCTAAAATCTCTACCATCCAACCCAGCCAATTCATCATCAACAGAACTAGAAGTATCCGATACAGAAATCATCGGCTTGAAATGCTTATCTGGTAAAACAGGTAATAAACGCTTTTTACTACGCTATAAATTCAACGGTCGTAAATGCAGCATCACCATTGGCAGATTTCCTGATATCGATATTAATCAAGCCAGAAAGGTAGCTAGAAAGTATAAAGGTATGATCGCTGATGGTATTGACCCGAAAGCCGAACGTGACAATGCCACTGAGTACCCAACCGTTAAATCATTCTTCTACGATACCTACTTACCACTGGCAAAACGTCGTAAGAAAACATGGGCCATTGATGAGAAACGATTTCGTAAACACTGTAATGCTATTGCTAATATTAAATATAACGAGCTGACGGTTAGCCATGTAATGAAGTTACATCTTGGTCTAAGTGAGACTAAATACAAAGGTGAGTATTACGCACCAGCAACTTGTAATCGCATATTAGCGTTACTCAAAACGATGGGTAAGCTTGCGCATAACATGTTGGATATAATCAATGTGGCAGATAGGGTGTCGTTACTGCCCGAGAATAATGCTAGAACACGATACTGTGATATTGATGAAACGAAACGCATCATCAAAGCTGCTAGAGCCTACCCTCAGAAAAGCATTGGTAACTTTATTGCGTTGCTACATTTGATTGGCTGTCGTGAAGGTGAATTACGTTTCAGAACCCACTCTGATATTAACTACGAAAAGCGTACCCTGACTATCCCACGGACAAAAAATGGTACTTATCACATCGTTTATCTCTCCGACCTCATGATAGAGATCCTGCAATCTATCCCAAAAATATCGGGCAATAATTACGTATTTCCAGCACCACATAAAAAGGGTAAGCCAATCGGTGCGCCTCGTTACTCTTTCGATATTATTAAGCAAACAGCCAAGATAGATAATCCTGATGAAGTGTTATTACATACCGCTCGTCATTCAGTAGCCAGTAACCTAATTTCTAACGGTGTTGATATTAGTGCTGTCCAGAAGTTACTTAATCACAAAGACATATCTAGCACGTTACGCTATGCCAAATTAAGCGAAGGTAAGCAACGTGAGACAGCATCAATGATATCGAACATGGTAGGAGAGTAGTTCATTAACCTAACGTAATAAAACAAGGCTGAAGAATATATAAATATCATGATTATTGATTGTTAACCTATGGAGAATACAACCAATGAAAGTGATTAAAAACTTCAACCTTGTTAATGAACTAACCCTACCTGAACAAGTTAAAGCAGCATTGCATAATGAGTTAATCGAACCATTCAATGGTGATGTTAATACTACTGCTGACTTCTGGTCTGAATACGATACCTTTCTCATTCTACTAGAAGGAAGTGATGTTGATGATTCGTTAGTTGACGCTGATGAAGATATTCAATATTTCATCCAATACGTAACGGATAACCCTGAGTTTGTCGTGTTGTTGAATGATGATACTTGTCCATATCTTCTAGCCTTATCAGTCACTACAACAGCGGGTGGTGGTTGCTATTTATTAGCACCTTTAACATCTAAAACAACTCCTGCCACGACATTAAGCAAGATGCTTTAACCTGCAATAACTACCTATATTACCGATCTAATTACCCATCATTATTAAAGGATTTTTCTATGAGCCGTAAAACTAACAGCACCAATAAAACAACAGACGTAAAAGTTGATGATAACAATCCTGATACCACTGTTGTAGTTGATGAGACTAATGCCGATAACACATCAGTTGAATTAACCAA
This Moritella sp. 5 DNA region includes the following protein-coding sequences:
- the lptF gene encoding LPS export ABC transporter permease LptF, whose amino-acid sequence is MIIFRYLFAETVKSQIAVLFILSLIFVSQQFVALLSKVMTGALPANLVIEMLLYTMPALGTLILPVSLFIGILFAHGRLYAESEMVILTACGYTPSRILMSSLLLSSVTIGLVAFNAFVYAPTAEEGRVKLRENIDADVGLATLKQGRFESLDGGRAVVYVESYDSNKAMRKIFIAKSPSEEGERPSIVLADKGNVESDENGSQWLKLSQGLRYEGELSQRDFRIVDFSTYRVFIQEQDVRERGRRTKALPTSELWNSTEFEHKVELQWRIAQVVSIPLLTLLVVPLAMVNPRQGRYAKLFPALLMFLTYFMLLSAARSSILDDKLPLSIGFWLVHSGVLALAISFNVANYSWYHHLVYKVKMRFARGNKQ
- the lptG gene encoding LPS export ABC transporter permease LptG, whose protein sequence is MIKILDIYIGKAILFATMICLFTLVGLSAVIKYVEQLRAVGEGTYGLFEALMYVMLKMPREITIFFPMAALLGALIGLGALASSSELVVIQAAGQSRFKIVLSTMKTAIPMMAVVMLMGEYVAPYTELKALQLRSESTSGQSIIRAQKGVWAKDKDNFINIGEVNNGSELHNVTIYEFSESQRLVKTTLARKAIYTDKHWELTDISITHFESDSITVTTQPKLRWDSTLTPEKLDVVTIDPEDLSISGLYSYITYLDSNKQDAASYELAFWRKIFQPISIGVMVLLALSFVFGPLRTVTMGARILMGVVAGFTFYLASETFGPISLVYSFPPFLGAVVPSAIFTLIAVVQLRKHG
- a CDS encoding RDD family protein, which codes for MAKKNKLRKPKHTPKIETGETASIATFGPRIGALVYDALIVIGIAAIASAIGLGIAEALIASGIVDIAGRYVDSAAYVGSQIWFAILVWGSVAGFYLWFWTHGGQTVGMRAWRLRVQNTDGSVISLTQALIRLATAACGLGNLQVPFDMKNRAFQDHWSNCNVLRLSKEQNGSLLRYADKLEKKK
- a CDS encoding site-specific integrase — protein: MSIITTKKFKFTNANLKSLPSNPANSSSTELEVSDTEIIGLKCLSGKTGNKRFLLRYKFNGRKCSITIGRFPDIDINQARKVARKYKGMIADGIDPKAERDNATEYPTVKSFFYDTYLPLAKRRKKTWAIDEKRFRKHCNAIANIKYNELTVSHVMKLHLGLSETKYKGEYYAPATCNRILALLKTMGKLAHNMLDIINVADRVSLLPENNARTRYCDIDETKRIIKAARAYPQKSIGNFIALLHLIGCREGELRFRTHSDINYEKRTLTIPRTKNGTYHIVYLSDLMIEILQSIPKISGNNYVFPAPHKKGKPIGAPRYSFDIIKQTAKIDNPDEVLLHTARHSVASNLISNGVDISAVQKLLNHKDISSTLRYAKLSEGKQRETASMISNMVGE